Within the Seriola aureovittata isolate HTS-2021-v1 ecotype China chromosome 24, ASM2101889v1, whole genome shotgun sequence genome, the region TTCTCTCGACCgtgactctctctcctccgctcacactgacacacaagtgAGTTGGAGGCGGCGTTGGAAACGCTGACCCAGGCGTCCTCGCCGCTCTGGGCTCCTTATTAAAAGCTGAAAGGAGGGAGTAAACGCCAAAATGAACAACACCTAATGTGAGCAGCTGTTTCCACGCTGAGGTCACAGAAACCTCACGGGCTGAAGACCTGGCGTCCGATCCTTGATGTCATTCACATGTCGTGCCCTGGCGCCCCGAACGAGCAGGAGCAAGGCGCTAAACCAAGTAGTCTGCCCGCCCACCCCAACACTGTTTAAGacttctgtcctctgtctgcaggttttaCACCATCCGCTACAGggagaggaacaggaagtggatttACCAGACCTGCCCGACCAGCGACACAGTCATCGACAACCTGAAACCCAACACGCCCTACGAGTTCGGCGTCCGGTCAAACAAAGATGACCGCAGCGGCACATGGAGCAAAGCGGTCATCCACAACACCAACATGGGCAGTAAGACAGACTTCTACTGTAACACACCTTCATCAGTCAGGACAGACAGTCCGTCAGCTGATCCGACTCTTAAACCAAAACGTTTTAGAAACAACAACTAAAGAAACCGACACCGCTCCGATTTAAATCAGGAAGTGTCTGATCACATGACCTTTCATAGATGCTCAACACAGCTGCTGACGCTCAGAGCTTCAGACATCTCAGCTCTGATGTGATGATTGACACGATGAAACCTCAGGAACACGCGGTTGATTGCTTCTTTAGACGTGACATTTACGTTTTGAGACGATCGTCTCTCACCTGCTGAGTTCATGAAGTGCAGCTCGTCAAATACTTCATCTAACTTTGAACCTAGTCCCGGTCTGTCACGTCATTGTGTTAGAACCAGTGTTGtgtatataaacatgtttaagaCCTGGAACGTCCTGTTGTCGACCCTGGACTGATTCAAACACCTTGTCTGAatttcacagataaaaatacaCAGAAGCCGTACAAGCTGCGCAACCCCCTGGCCAAGCCCATGGTAGGTGACCTGCTGCGTGTCCGTGAGTGTGAACCAGTCTGATCTGTGCGTCTGTCACCTCTGAACCAACATCTACACATTTACTTCATCTACTGGGgatataattaatattaatattaataataatgtaatgccATGTTACATGTGTGTAGTGACACACAGCtcccagcagacacacagcctGACAGGTGTGTTcttcagaggtcaaaggtcgaggtcGTGTTAGTCTGCACGCTCAGCTCAGAGACACtaaacacacttcctgtttcagagcCACatgatttataataaacattatttagGTTTATCTAATCTTACCATCTTCATACTACattacccatgagcctcagtgGCTGAATTATGAACCAAAACTGatccaaaaatacaaattttattGAAATGTTAGGTTTTACGGCCCTTCAGTTTCAGAGTCTCTGATTGGATGCTTGAGTCATGTGTTGATGTTGTATGAGAGTCTGAGGTTAGTGTCTCTGTTTCCAGAAACCTCATGGACCTCACACTCTGTTCCCGCCTCGTCCAGGTGAGTCACCTGTCAGGGAGTCAGGTGTGTTCAGTCACATCCACCTGCTtcaggtcacacacactcacacactctgtgtcaatatataacacacacacacacacagcggtgtcagaggtcaaacaggtccagtcacagagacagaaaagactcGATCAACCAATAACTGATCGATTAACTGATCAATAGACAAACCGTTTGTTCTGACTTGGAGCAGATCTATCAAACTACAACTGTTCCTGtaaatgacctttgaccccactGGACTGTGACAGAGTTCATACAGAGTCCTTCTGATGCTGAGTCACTCAAGTACAAATGTGATGATGAACATGtgacctgaagctgctgcacacactcacactgtgtcACCTGGTTTTACTTCCTGTGACCTGtcgaccaatcacagctctgCACAACCGGACGCAGCCTCGACTTTCTCCTCCGCTCAAAAACCCAGGTTTCTCCGGAGCTCCACGCACTTCCTTTGGTGAttatctcttctcctcccttcgccacacacactcacacacacacacacacacacacacacacacacacacacacacacacacacacacacacacacactctctctcctctcaggtcTGCAGACATGTTCACATACGAACATACGACGGTTCGACTGACTGTGAAACTAAACATGAACTCTAATattcacagaagaagaagaagcatgtTGAACTTCACATCAGTCCAACCTGTCACCTCTTTGTTgtccctcttcttctgctcttatAAACCGGTTGTATTCTGTCCCACAGCGCCACCTGAGGGCCAGCAGGAAACGTTCCCTGTGCGCGGCTCTGCTCAGCCTCACTGGCCTCGTGTGTCACTGGGTAACGAGACAGACGCTCTTTTCTCTCCTAATCATCGTCCAGCTTTTATCCGCAGACAGTCTTTACCTGCTTCGGCTGAGCCCAGTGCTGCACCTGGGAGGGGGGGCGGGGTCTAGGACGTGCAGCTGTTGTGATTGGCTGCATGCTAGCATGCTTTGAGCCCAGTTAGAAAGTCGATCCGAGGCGTGGAGGTGACGTCAGGTGATACGAGTAAGTTCACTTTGCCCCGCCCACAGGGGCAGCGGCCGCGGCTCGTGTTTTTCCAACCTGCAGCGCACGTGTCGGCCATGATGCTTCATCTGTGCACTCagcgtcttcttcttctctccctaaAATAATCTGTTGTCCTCTGCATCCCCTCTGTCCTGTCTCTAAGCAGCCACAGATCTGAGTTCAGTCTGGAACATCTTAAATATCTTTTCAATTTATCAGTGAGTAACTGAAAGAGTCTCCGGCCTCAACGAGTTCCTTTAgttcaacattcaacatttacTCTTCATAAAAAATCTCACGTTTTTATGAGATTCAACATAATGTTGGTAAATAATTTCCAGTTTCCAGACTCTGAGTCTTTGGAGAATTGACTAAAAGAAGTTTAGAGTTAATGAATCTGAACTCGTCCTGGTTCAACTCAAACTTCACTCACGAATTCTAGACACATGAACCAGTTTATTATCCACTCACACTTCCTCTGTCATCATCCACCCCTTcattcctctgtctgtctgtctgtctgtctacctgtctgtcagcctgtctgtctgtctgtctacctgtctgtcagcctgtctgtcagcctgtctgtctgtgttggaTCAGTCTGCATGTCAGCCAGTTCAGACGCAGACGTGGTTGGACTTTCCCTCCAGGGAGAGACAACACAAGTCGTTCTGCAGAGTCCTCACACTCCTgtcccctgtgtgtgtctgtctcttcacaACAACAATGTCTTCTGgacttttctgtgtttctacGAGGTACGAGATTATGGGACCAGAACCTAGACCTAAACCAGAACCTAGACCTAAACCAGAAGCAGAGCTCAGTAATGGAGCCGCTACGAGACCAGAGTCTTCCTCTCTGGTCAGAGAACAGATCAGACCAGATGTTCAGAACCAGCTCCGGTCTTTGTGGACCTGAGTGAAAAGGAAATTCAGAGACATGCATGTGGTGACTGATTCCTCGCTCTCTGTGGGGATGATGAGATGAATGCATGTCTGTGTAAGATCCAGAAGATGCAGCTGATGGACCTGAGACCATCAGAGCCCATGATCACgtacctctctcctctctcgctccAGACAAAGGAAACTCTGTTAAAAACGACACCGGCCGACCGACGGAGCCTCCTCCTTCTGCCGTCCCCCGACACCTGCCCACCAAAGCCCCCTCTGCCAACGCCACATCCTCCCCCCTTACTAAattatcctcctcctcccgtgGCGACCGGCTTCAGGGGCAGACTACTAAGGCGCCCACTAACGCACCCGAGAAGCCTCATAACCCTGCTGGTAATTTCCACCTCCCGACTTCCctgtttcattgtgtgtgttgtgaagttTCTGGCCTCGTGTCAGACCAGAGCTGGAGCATCAGTGTGTGGTTACTGTGCTGATGCTGAGGGAATGCtactccatcacctccatcaggCTCTCACATCTCCAAACCGTCCTCCAGAGTCTGATGTGATGAGCTCTGTTGACTGTTAATCTGCTGGCAGATGAAACGTGTAGacttcactgttgttttatattgtggAGTAAGAGATGGTGGCTCTGAAAACCTTCCCTTGAAGGGTTGACGGTTGGTGGGAAGTTTCTCTGTAGATCCTGCTCAGCTGCCGTCAGTTACCTTCTGTTTTACATCTGGAGAGGTCGGAGGTTAAAGGTTGGAGGTGTTAATTCTCCACCTTCAACCTCTGATAAAATAACCAGGTGTTAGTGAGACAGGTCTGTGTCTTCCTGTTGGACCTTCACAAATATGACGGTGTCGTCTGCAACAGTCGAGTGTTTTGGTATGAAGAAGCTTCGGGCGGTGGTCACCTCTAACGGTCACTTTAACCCCGCAGGTTGTGGACCATCTCACATGTCTGGCTCTTTGTGGTGCTAAAccttctttctccctcacagCTTTCGGCAAATCACAGGACGGATCGTCGCTGCTGAGAACAGCTCTGGCCAATGAGAGGGCCAAAGCTAACAGCTGGGGTAACAATGACCTCATGACTAGCTTCCTGTGCAATCAAAGCCggtcttgctctctctgtctttgtctgctgTTAATCTGCAACCATCTTGTTCCCTCGAGCTTCCAGTTAAACTCGCAGCTCAGTCTCCGTCCACAGGAATGGCTGCTCGCTCCAGGAGTTGCACACATTTCATCCAACATGGCGTCTGACGTCTGCATGCGGCGCACAATCTTACAGTCATGGTTGTTTCATCACACCTCATCAGCAGCTTAAATGACTGTGGTTTCCCAAGATTGTGAGCGCTTAAAGACTCATCCTGATCCCATCAAACTCATCTGCATCAGTAGTGTTGATACTCAATGATATTCACTGTACTGGTCCATTAGAGTCAGAACCTCCATCACTAACATCACCGCTCAGGGCTGCTGCTCGCTTCACTGGCAACTCAAAGATAAAGGAAACCAGACCGTAACACAGGCCTTGCAACTGTTTTTGATCTTTTAGGTCAAGGCAGCAAAAGAAATCTGTCCCCGTCACTGCCTTTGCAGACCTACAACCCAGCAGCTACCCCGGTTGCCAGATCCATGAGGCCTGCATCAAGAAACcccctctttcccctctctaACGGCTTCAGACAGCCCCACTCTTCCTCTAGACCCAGTAACTCGTCCCCGACCTCCGGGATACTCGGGGGAAATCCTCCTGGTACCTGTTCtttactcttcttctctttctgagCGTTCTCTGTCCTCCTGAAAAGCCTGGAGGGAAATGTTGATAACATTTTCTTGAGTTGTTCTTTTGTGCATCTAAAATACGAGTTTGAACATTTGAGGatcatttttaaatcacttccAGAGACGTTTCCTGGACAGTCTATCTGTCAATAATTCAAATGTAATCAAGTGTGACCGAGAGAAGATGTTAGTCAGTGCACAGCTGATCATGAACAGATatgaaattcaaattaaaagcatgaaGTTTCTATTtaaatcagtcatttaaaacCAAGTTGAACTCTGAACTTTGCCCCTGTGAGCAGATCCAGTCCTGGTCTGTGTGGCTCCATTAGACTGAATGAACTGACTGTTTTAATTAGTTTGACCTGGTCATTAATGATTCAAATgagaataataattaaatagttTACACCTGATCTGAGATGCTTGGATCTACAGGTATTGAGTTTTACCTGTGGCACCAGGTGTAATTGAAGgtcaaaatgatgaatgaaacaaatCAGTATGTTGGAGGCACAAATAAAGGCAGGTGTTCTCTGCCGACACCTGTGCTGTGCAGCTCAGGTGTCGGCTCTTTGTGGCTGGTGGAGTTGAACACTGAGGTGAAGCTGCTGCCTTCACTGGTTGAACTCGTGTGTTTTCTTCAGCCTGTTGTTTCTGACTGTCACAGTGTTGGCTGCTGAAGAACCTCACAGCTGAACAAGCACACGAGTCCATCCTCCGCCTTCACCTGAGGTCTGACCGTGatcacacacctgaacctccgTCTGTCTGAACGCCAGGGTTCAAACCTCCTGTTGATGAGAAGTTACACGACACATTTCCTCCTCAGTCAATGTTTGAAAACTCTGTTGAATTTCAGGTTGAGCAGAGTTGATCTATCTGATGGatcttctttatttcctgtgtctgtCACACGAACATGACCTCCTGTTCCGTCCTCACGTCTCTGAGACGTCTCAGGACTCGTGTTTCGTCTCTTTCCCTCCGTAACGCTCACTTCTCTCCCCACAGTAAACGGACAGCCGCACCGGGGCATTTCCCCGCCCAAACCGGCCTTATGGTCCCGACCTCGACTGGGTAAACGacgactgtctgtctgtctgtgtgtcctcattAACCCTCCAGTCGCTTCCGCAGCTCCTGTCGGTGTTTTTGTCTCCATCCATCCTGTGTATTAATACGTTCATGTTCATCCCTCCATCGGTCTGTCCGTCCTCCTGCCTCTGTGTcccacatgtctctgtctctggtccaGCTTCTGCAGGTCTTCAGCTTCTTCAAATAATCAACTGGAGCTTGATTATTTGACTTGGTTACATAAgtccaggagcagcagcagattatGTCACTGTGTccatgtggtggtggtggtgggggggggggggggtggggggggggggggggggtggggggtcttTAAACCTGTGTGGACCTTTAGTCAGACCCAGAACCCTATACTCCTTTAATGAGCCTGACTCCTGAAGCTCGTTAGCAGCTAGAGACGTGACCTCACCTGTTGTGATGTTTATGTCACTGTGTGAATATGAAACAGGTGAGACGTGTCACCTggtgtcacctgtctgtcagtTCAGTCCTCGCAGTCTCTCCTACAGGCTGACACAAGGAAACAGCTACAGCTAACGAGCTGCTCCAGAGTTCACCTACATTCATTAACACAGACGAgctgacagacaggtgaggtcTGGATGAGGTGAGGGTGACACCAGGTGGAGGTGACCATGACGATCCTGCAGCTGGTGTCgtggtgttgttggtgttgttggcTGGTCACAGATCAGTGTTCGGAGTTAACTCGGTGTCTCCCGCTGCAGTCAACAACTCTCTGCTGGAGGACAAGACGTCTGAACGCCCGGATGTGTTTGGTCGCTCGGGTCCCACCGTCCAGGAGCGCTTTTATGGTAACGGCATGAATCCCGCCTGTCTCGCCCGTGCCGCGTGCTGACTGGCGCCAACGCTGCATGGTTTGGCTGTGAGACGTCCAGAGACGGATCTTTAGCAGGACCAGGGAAGAAAACGGCGCTTTGGCCAAAGGCTGCAGCAGAGCCTGTGGAAAATACTTTGTCCTGTTGGAAAGAATGTGCTGTTGTGATGGAGAGCTTCTCTGTCAGAACCTCACTCTGCCGAGCTTTGCGCTTTTTGTCGCCACAGAAATTCACACAAACTGTTTCTAATTAGGGTTAGAAGGAGCTGCTGTTCGGACTGGACCGGCGGGTCCGGGGTCCACGTGCTTCAGCCTCTGCTTCTTGCTTGATTGCAGCATCGTGAGCGCCGTGAGCTTCAGACATGTTGCTGCGGAGACGCCATGTTTAGAGAAGGCCTCACGCTAGCAGGACGGCATGGCGTGCAGCGAGCAGATCTCATCAGAGGGGAAACCGCTGTTTCCTTCTTGTTTCaggattgtttgtgtgtgaaaagaaaaaatcagaccaatatttattttatccctcctcctgctgtaaCCACGACAACAGTCTCCTGTAAAGCTGTAGGTCTAACGGCTCCGTGTTGCAGAATAAAGCAGGCGGCCTCTGCCTTCACAGATTTACACAGGCTGATTGAGAggaatgtgtctgtgttgtttcacGTTACCAGCTAAATGTTTCAGGCCTCCACCATCTTTCATCTTCCTGGCTCGGCTTTATTCCATTTAGTTCTGGACCCGGGTCAAGTCACTGATTGTGAGGAATTTTGGCTCCGACCTAAATGAGAGAAAGCGGGCTGTAATTGGCTGCAGGTTCTGGGCCTGAGCCCGGTGGAGCTGCTCGGTGTCAGGTTGTTCCTCAGGAGAACGAGGTTCCAGGAGATTAGAGAGCACCTAGCTAGAAAAGCTCCTCTCAGCCTGACGCTGGTTCACACACGTCTGTTCTGTTCTGACTGTTTCCTGTGATGTCACTAGTTCTCAGCCCGCACACGTCAGCTTCAGACGTctgatgtgtgttgttgttgcaggaTCCCCGGCTCGTCCGTCCATAACCATCAACAAGAGACCCAACCTGGTGGGGAAACCtggagagacaggtgagactgttctccagccaatcacagctctgctctctccctgaGGTCAGGTGATTATCAAACACAttcctgttttcatgtgttCCCTCAGACAAGGTGAACAACTTCAAGACGGACAAGTTGCCGGTCCTGAAGTCCAAACTCCCTCTGGTCACAGCCAAGCCCTCCAAACAGGAGCGGAGACAGACCACCACGGCCACGCCCACCACGGCAGGTAAGGTCATTTTAATGAAGCCTGTTAAAGCAGACCTGCATCATGTGATCAAGTGTGATCCACCATCTTTGGTCCCTGATGACTCCTCCCCAGTGCTGATGTCATTAATGCCACATGAACCAAAGACATTGACTCAAACAGAGTTTCTGTCCAGgaataaaaccatgaaaaagCAGGTGTGTGACCACCTGATCTGTGACCTCATTCATGACCTGTGGTTTTCTCTCCTCAGCCCCTCGGCAGGAATCCTGGGAGGACTCGGACCTGTTCAAGTCACAGCCCACATCTGACGTCGACGCCATGGGCAAGAAACGATTCGTGGGTGAGTGGAGGCGGAGTCCGCCACGCTGGAACTGTAACTGTGACTGTGCAGGGAGTTaacacccccctcctctcctccccctcctcctcccacagcGCCTCACGTCGTCTACCAAACGGGCAAGAGGCTGGAGGAGCCCtgctccatcacctcctccctcaACTACTTCCCCGAGGACGAACCCAGCGAGACCAACGTGACGGCTCCGCCCAAGAGTGCGCCCTCCAACCTCACCGTGGTAACGGTGGAGGGATGCCCCTCCTTCATCATCCTGGACTGGGAGAAAACGGACAACGACACAACAGGTACGATAGGCCACGCCCCCCAAGTTCCTCAGTCTCGTTTGTTTTCAGCATCACTCTGACATCAGACGACCTCTGACCTGAGGTCGCCTCatgaacaaacaggaaacagtgtgGAAGTGTGTCCTGTGTGGAAAGGCACTGATGTATGTCACATGACTCTGACCTCTGTCGTCCTCTCCTCAGAGTATGAAGTCATCTCCACCGCTAAAGGACCTGACGGCGAGCAGGTTTCCATCCTGACCACCAACCAGACTCACACAGCTGTGGAGAACCTGAAACCTGAGAGCAGGTAGGTCTGAGGGGGAGGAGCCAGGACCAGCCTGTGGTCTCAGCACTTCCTGTTGGACACgtgttaaaatgtgtaaaaataagAAGAATCAGGTCACATGACTGGATTATTCTACTGAAACCACAGGAAGTGCTTTTATTGTGGtaaaagtgtctgtgtgagcacCTTGTTGCCGTGGCAGCTGGTTGTTGATGCTGACGATGAATTGTGTTTGTTGTAGTTATGAGTTCAAGGTGAAACCGAAGAACGAGCTGGGCTCAGGTCCTCCCAGTGAGCCGGTGTCCTTCAACACAGAGTCAggtactgacacacacacacacacacacatctcagagtccagagcttttattttgaaagatgtgTGTTTACACCGTTTGATAGAAGTCAGATGACTGCTTATTTCCtgaatattttcagaataaagttcTCTGATTAAAGTGACTAGCTGTCAGATGTTAAAGCTGCGTCTGTTCTCTCTTCAGCCGACCCTCGGGTGAGCGAGAACGTCTCAGGTGAGCTTCAGTCACACACCTCACCTGTCCACACCTGTCCACACCTTTCCacacctgtcctcacctgtcctcactTCTCCACACCTGCAGGGAAAGACGCCATCTGGACCCAGTTCCCCTTTAAGACAGACTCGTACTCCGACTGCCACGGGAAACAGTACGTGAAGAGGACCTGGTACCGTAAGTTCGTCGGTGTCCAGCTGTGCAACTCACTCAGGTACAAGATCTACCTGAGCGACTCTCTCAACGGTGAGTGGAGACACCGGATCCATCCAATCAGTGCAGAGAGAATTTAGCCAGGTACTGATCCGCCTCCGATCACTTCCTCTTCAGGTAAATTCTACAACATCGGAGACCAGACCGGCTTCGGCGAGGACCACTGTCAGTTCGTGGACTCGTTCCTGGACGGGAGAACCGGCAGACAGCAGAGAGCCGACCAGCTGCCAACCAGACCCGGTAAACAGagtcagctgatcacagctcaGGTCGCAGCGTTAGGGACAGAcacagctagcatggctaacGTAGCAT harbors:
- the LOC130165318 gene encoding target of Nesh-SH3-like isoform X12; translated protein: MVGVALNLRVVFLLLGGTILLNGISAQRIRVRRQNMKVRINATGDTIIMKFVRPSPDVKLEGYILGYGSSMFSKQFIQLPENGQPYETEMDAEPKYLVAVQPIPVNDVKKHCTGKVNLEKPLHLVIGSVSPTAVLLSWGNYLKTPYEGNIMNECLEDGFYTIRYRERNRKWIYQTCPTSDTVIDNLKPNTPYEFGVRSNKDDRSGTWSKAVIHNTNMGNKNTQKPYKLRNPLAKPMKPHGPHTLFPPRPALHNRTQPRLSPPLKNPGFSGAPRTSFVNGQPHRGISPPKPALWSRPRLGSPARPSITINKRPNLVGKPGETDKVNNFKTDKLPVLKSKLPLVTAKPSKQERRQTTTATPTTAAPRQESWEDSDLFKSQPTSDVDAMGKKRFVAPHVVYQTGKRLEEPCSITSSLNYFPEDEPSETNVTAPPKSAPSNLTVVTVEGCPSFIILDWEKTDNDTTEYEVISTAKGPDGEQVSILTTNQTHTAVENLKPESSYEFKVKPKNELGSGPPSEPVSFNTESADPRVSENVSGKDAIWTQFPFKTDSYSDCHGKQYVKRTWYRKFVGVQLCNSLRYKIYLSDSLNGKFYNIGDQTGFGEDHCQFVDSFLDGRTGRQQRADQLPTRPGFYRAVRQEPVHFGQIGGHSHVNYVSWYECGTPIPGKW
- the LOC130165318 gene encoding target of Nesh-SH3-like isoform X3, with protein sequence MVGVALNLRVVFLLLGGTILLNGISAQRIRVRRQNMKVRINATGDTIIMKFVRPSPDVKLEGYILGYGSSMFSKQFIQLPENGQPYETEMDAEPKYLVAVQPIPVNDVKKHCTGKVNLEKPLHLVIGSVSPTAVLLSWGNYLKTPYEGNIMNECLEDGFYTIRYRERNRKWIYQTCPTSDTVIDNLKPNTPYEFGVRSNKDDRSGTWSKAVIHNTNMGNKNTQKPYKLRNPLAKPMKPHGPHTLFPPRPALHNRTQPRLSPPLKNPGFSGAPRTSFAPPEGQQETFPVRGSAQPHWPRVSLDKGNSVKNDTGRPTEPPPSAVPRHLPTKAPSANATSSPLTKLSSSSRGDRLQGQTTKAPTNAPEKPHNPAAFGKSQDGSSLLRTALANERAKANSWGQGSKRNLSPSLPLQTYNPAATPVARSMRPASRNPLFPLSNGFRQPHSSSRPSNSSPTSGILGGNPPVNGQPHRGISPPKPALWSRPRLGSPARPSITINKRPNLVGKPGETDKVNNFKTDKLPVLKSKLPLVTAKPSKQERRQTTTATPTTAAPRQESWEDSDLFKSQPTSDVDAMGKKRFVAPHVVYQTGKRLEEPCSITSSLNYFPEDEPSETNVTAPPKSAPSNLTVVTVEGCPSFIILDWEKTDNDTTEYEVISTAKGPDGEQVSILTTNQTHTAVENLKPESSYEFKVKPKNELGSGPPSEPVSFNTESADPRVSENVSGKDAIWTQFPFKTDSYSDCHGKQYVKRTWYRKFVGVQLCNSLRYKIYLSDSLNGKFYNIGDQTGFGEDHCQFVDSFLDGRTGRQQRADQLPTRPGFYRAVRQEPVHFGQIGGHSHVNYVSWYECGTPIPGKW
- the LOC130165318 gene encoding target of Nesh-SH3-like isoform X11 — encoded protein: MVGVALNLRVVFLLLGGTILLNGISAQRIRVRRQNMKVRINATGDTIIMKFVRPSPDVKLEGYILGYGSSMFSKQFIQLPENGQPYETEMDAEPKYLVAVQPIPVNDVKKHCTGKVNLEKPLHLVIGSVSPTAVLLSWGNYLKTPYEGNIMNECLEDGFYTIRYRERNRKWIYQTCPTSDTVIDNLKPNTPYEFGVRSNKDDRSGTWSKAVIHNTNMGNKNTQKPYKLRNPLAKPMKPHGPHTLFPPRPVNGQPHRGISPPKPALWSRPRLVNNSLLEDKTSERPDVFGRSGPTVQERFYGSPARPSITINKRPNLVGKPGETDKVNNFKTDKLPVLKSKLPLVTAKPSKQERRQTTTATPTTAAPRQESWEDSDLFKSQPTSDVDAMGKKRFVAPHVVYQTGKRLEEPCSITSSLNYFPEDEPSETNVTAPPKSAPSNLTVVTVEGCPSFIILDWEKTDNDTTEYEVISTAKGPDGEQVSILTTNQTHTAVENLKPESSYEFKVKPKNELGSGPPSEPVSFNTESADPRVSENVSGKDAIWTQFPFKTDSYSDCHGKQYVKRTWYRKFVGVQLCNSLRYKIYLSDSLNGKFYNIGDQTGFGEDHCQFVDSFLDGRTGRQQRADQLPTRPGFYRAVRQEPVHFGQIGGHSHVNYVSWYECGTPIPGKW
- the LOC130165318 gene encoding target of Nesh-SH3-like isoform X13, which translates into the protein MVGVALNLRVVFLLLGGTILLNGISAQRIRVRRQNMKVRINATGDTIIMKFVRPSPDVKLEGYILGYGSSMFSKQFIQLPENGQPYETEMDAEPKYLVAVQPIPVNDVKKHCTGKVNLEKPLHLVIGSVSPTAVLLSWGNYLKTPYEGNIMNECLEDGFYTIRYRERNRKWIYQTCPTSDTVIDNLKPNTPYEFGVRSNKDDRSGTWSKAVIHNTNMGNKNTQKPYKLRNPLAKPMKPHGPHTLFPPRPALHNRTQPRLSPPLKNPGFSGAPRTSFGSPARPSITINKRPNLVGKPGETDKVNNFKTDKLPVLKSKLPLVTAKPSKQERRQTTTATPTTAAPRQESWEDSDLFKSQPTSDVDAMGKKRFVAPHVVYQTGKRLEEPCSITSSLNYFPEDEPSETNVTAPPKSAPSNLTVVTVEGCPSFIILDWEKTDNDTTEYEVISTAKGPDGEQVSILTTNQTHTAVENLKPESSYEFKVKPKNELGSGPPSEPVSFNTESADPRVSENVSGKDAIWTQFPFKTDSYSDCHGKQYVKRTWYRKFVGVQLCNSLRYKIYLSDSLNGKFYNIGDQTGFGEDHCQFVDSFLDGRTGRQQRADQLPTRPGFYRAVRQEPVHFGQIGGHSHVNYVSWYECGTPIPGKW
- the LOC130165318 gene encoding target of Nesh-SH3-like isoform X14 encodes the protein MVGVALNLRVVFLLLGGTILLNGISAQRIRVRRQNMKVRINATGDTIIMKFVRPSPDVKLEGYILGYGSSMFSKQFIQLPENGQPYETEMDAEPKYLVAVQPIPVNDVKKHCTGKVNLEKPLHLVIGSVSPTAVLLSWGNYLKTPYEGNIMNECLEDGFYTIRYRERNRKWIYQTCPTSDTVIDNLKPNTPYEFGVRSNKDDRSGTWSKAVIHNTNMGNKNTQKPYKLRNPLAKPMKPHGPHTLFPPRPVNGQPHRGISPPKPALWSRPRLGSPARPSITINKRPNLVGKPGETDKVNNFKTDKLPVLKSKLPLVTAKPSKQERRQTTTATPTTAAPRQESWEDSDLFKSQPTSDVDAMGKKRFVAPHVVYQTGKRLEEPCSITSSLNYFPEDEPSETNVTAPPKSAPSNLTVVTVEGCPSFIILDWEKTDNDTTEYEVISTAKGPDGEQVSILTTNQTHTAVENLKPESSYEFKVKPKNELGSGPPSEPVSFNTESADPRVSENVSGKDAIWTQFPFKTDSYSDCHGKQYVKRTWYRKFVGVQLCNSLRYKIYLSDSLNGKFYNIGDQTGFGEDHCQFVDSFLDGRTGRQQRADQLPTRPGFYRAVRQEPVHFGQIGGHSHVNYVSWYECGTPIPGKW
- the LOC130165318 gene encoding target of Nesh-SH3-like isoform X4, with the translated sequence MVGVALNLRVVFLLLGGTILLNGISAQRIRVRRQNMKVRINATGDTIIMKFVRPSPDVKLEGYILGYGSSMFSKQFIQLPENGQPYETEMDAEPKYLVAVQPIPVNDVKKHCTGKVNLEKPLHLVIGSVSPTAVLLSWGNYLKTPYEGNIMNECLEDGFYTIRYRERNRKWIYQTCPTSDTVIDNLKPNTPYEFGVRSNKDDRSGTWSKAVIHNTNMGNKNTQKPYKLRNPLAKPMKPHGPHTLFPPRPALHNRTQPRLSPPLKNPGFSGAPRTSFAPPEGQQETFPVRGSAQPHWPRVSLDKGNSVKNDTGRPTEPPPSAVPRHLPTKAPSANATSSPLTKLSSSSRGDRLQGQTTKAPTNAPEKPHNPAAFGKSQDGSSLLRTALANERAKANSWGQGSKRNLSPSLPLQTYNPAATPVARSMRPASRNPLFPLSNGFRQPHSSSRPSNSSPTSGILGGNPPGSPARPSITINKRPNLVGKPGETDKVNNFKTDKLPVLKSKLPLVTAKPSKQERRQTTTATPTTAAPRQESWEDSDLFKSQPTSDVDAMGKKRFVAPHVVYQTGKRLEEPCSITSSLNYFPEDEPSETNVTAPPKSAPSNLTVVTVEGCPSFIILDWEKTDNDTTEYEVISTAKGPDGEQVSILTTNQTHTAVENLKPESSYEFKVKPKNELGSGPPSEPVSFNTESADPRVSENVSGKDAIWTQFPFKTDSYSDCHGKQYVKRTWYRKFVGVQLCNSLRYKIYLSDSLNGKFYNIGDQTGFGEDHCQFVDSFLDGRTGRQQRADQLPTRPGFYRAVRQEPVHFGQIGGHSHVNYVSWYECGTPIPGKW